The Chryseobacterium sp. G0186 genome includes the window AATAGAATGATTTTTAGCATATTTTCAATATTCCGGATGTTATTTAATGCATAATTTATTTAAAAATGATATTTTAGCGATGAATAGTTTTTAGGAATTTTTAGTTGCATTAGATAAAGAACTTTTATTGAAACATAATGACAACTAAACCGTTACACAATTTCCATATTCCGGTAATGGGATTGGCTTATACCATAGACAGCCCTATCCGCGTTGCACAATATGGAATATCTTCTGTGATTTCTATTATTGATGATGAAATCCTGGAAAAAATGAAGAACTTCTACAATAAGAAGTTTAATCTGGATTATCTGGGTATTTCAACAAAAACAGAGGATTACAGAGCCAAAAGAATTACTGCTTATCTGGACATGGTAGACGATATCGTGAATGAAAAGTTTGAATCTTTCAAACAGGAAATCAGTAAGAATAAAGAGTCTTTAAAAGACTTTATAGCCATGCTTCCCAATACTTCTGACCTGAAAAAAAATCTACAAAACATTATTAGTCAAAAAGATAACTTCAGTAATCAGATTAAAAGCTTTATTGAGGCCAATCTAATCCCGGGAAGTATAGATGTCAACATCATGACAAAAGTTGATAAGGACAACTACAAAAAAAATGAGCAGCTTCCTGTGATATATAATGATGCTCATGCCTCTCTGCGTGGGTTTGCCAATAGTAAATTATCGTCGTCCATGGTTCTTTCTGCGGGAATGAATCCCCGTCTGTATAGCTATATGGAGGAGTTTGAGGACTTTTTCCCCAATGAAAACGGGATGCTGAAAAAGAAAATTATTCTTAAAGTAAGTGATTTTCGTTCTGCAATGATTCAGGGGAATTTTCTGGCAAAAAAGGGACTGTGGGTTTCCGAATACAGAATAGAATCCGGATTGAATTGTGGTGGGCATGCTTTTGCGACAGACGGAATGCTTCTGGGACCGATTATGGAAGAGTTTAAACAGAAAAAAAATGAACTGATACAGTCTGCCCATGCCTTAATGATCAATGCTTTAGAACAAAAGGGCAAACCTGTTGTTTCCCAGCCATTAGAAATGAAAATTACTGTTCAGGGAGGAGTCGGAACCTCTGAAGAACATGATTTTTTATTGGCCACTTATGATGTAGACAGCGTAGGGTGGGGATCTCCCTTTTTATTGGTTCCTGAAGCTACTTCAGTAGATACGGAAACAAGAAATCTTCTTTTAAAGTCAAAGGAGCAGGATTTTTATCTGAGTAATATTTCGCCGCTTGGTGTTCCTTTCAATACCATCAAGGGAACTTCCAATGAGCTACTGAAATATCAGAAAGAAGCCAAGGGAAGATACGGAAGTTCATGTCCAAAAAAATTCCTGGCCTTATCTAAAGAATTTTCACCGGAGGGAACATGTACAGCCTCCAAAAAATATCAGGATATCAAACTGAATGAACTTTATTCACAACAGGAATTACTTTCTGTTGAAGAATTTAACAAAAAGAAATCTGAAATTACAGATAAAGCCTGTCTGTGTGTAGGACTTGTCAACGCTGCCTATATGGAACAGGATATCGAAATAAAAGGAGAGAAGCAGGGAGTTGTCATATGTCCGGGTCCGAATATTGCATTTTTTGATAAGGAAGTTTCACTTTCGGAAATGGTACAACACATTTATGGCAATTCAAATATTCTTTCAGGCAACCAGCGTCCCAATATGTTCATTAATGAGCTGAAAATGTATGTTGACTATCTGAAAAAGGAAATTACAGGCTCATCCGTACAGATTACCCATGCTCAGACGAAGAAATGGAATGCATTCAAGAAAAATATCTTTGAAGGAATAGAGTATTATCACAATCTCTTCAATACATCATCATTCTTTAAGCATGGATTACAAACCATTACCCAGCAACTGCAGGAATATAAACTGAAGCTTATAGCTATCGAAATTCCTCAGGTTGAAAAGTAAAAATGCTTTTAAAGAATAAATATAGATAAACCCAAAGACGCAAAAAATAGAAAGAATTCATAGGAAAATTAAGTACATAATTTTATGACCCCTTGCTAAAAATCTTTGATTTTTTTGCGCCTTAAAATCTACGCTATATAAACAACCTTGCGTCTTTGCGTTTATCAAAAATACCATACACCTGTTGCCGTACAAACAGTCTTTATCTAAAGGCTGTTTTTTATATTGACAGAATACCCTTTAAAATAAAATAAGTGAGTAAACACGGGCTTTTTCATTTATAAAAACTATAGATCGTATGGCTATTTTAAATCTGAATTCGGCTTAATATTTCCTACCTTAGAGGTCAGTTAGTAACATTATTTTTATGGAAAAAAGAAAGATTAAAAACACCGACCTGGAAATTTCACCGGTTAATTTTGGAGGAAATGTCTTTGGGTGGACGCTGGATGAAAAACAGTCTTTTGATATTTTGGACCAATTTACAGAAGCAGGATTTAATTTTATAGATACCGCAGATACTTACTCGTGGTGGGTAAACGGCAAAGGCGGACAGTCTGAAGAAATCATCGGAAAATGGATGAAAAGCCGTAACAACCGCAAGGATATTGTACTGGCAACCAAAGTAGGCTCTGAAACAAAAGAGCATGGCTATGACATCAGCAAAAAACATATCTTAAAATCGGTAGATGAGTCCCTGCAAAGACTTCAGACCGATCATATTGATCTTTATTATACTCATTTTGATGATCATATCACTCCTGTAGAAGAAACTCTTTCTGCATACGATGAAGTGATCAAAGCCGGAAAAGTACGTTATATTGCAGCATCCAATCTTTCTCCGGAACGTTTGAAAGCCTCATTTGAAGCCTCTGAAAAGAACAATCTCCCTAAATATGTAGCCTTACAGCCTCATTACAACTTATTGGAAAGAGAGGGTTTTGAAAAAAACTATGCTCCTTTGGTAGAGCAGTTCGATCTGAGTGCATTTCCGTACTGGTCTCTGGCAGCAGGATTTTTAACAGGAAAATATCGTAATGAAGCAGATCTTACAAAAAGTGCAAGAGGCGAGGGAGTAAGAAAATATTTAAACCCAAAAGGCCTTGATGTTTTAAAGGCATTGGATCAAATAAGTGAAAAATATCAGAGCAATCAGGGAACCGTTGCCCTGGCATGGTTATTATCAAATCCATTGATTACTGCTCCTATTGTAAGTGCAACAAGCGCTTCACAACTTGAAACATTATTCAATGCTCCAAAACTGACGTTAGATCAGACAGATATTGATTTGCTTAATGAAGCGAGTCATTATTAATTTACAACCATTGTTAGACTAAAAAATCCGTTCAGTATAGTGCTGAACGGATTTTTTTATCTTAATCTTATTTGGAATTACAGTTGGAGATGTGAGATTCCCTTTCTTTGAATTTTTGACGGGGTGGTTCCTCCACGTTCACCTCTTCATTCATCAATCAGAATACTCTTTTAAAAGCTGTCTATAGCTCATTAAAATAGAAGATTTAGAGATAAATCCGATAAAGTCATTGCTTTCACTCACTACCGGAAGATTCCATACTCCCGTATCATCAAAGGTTTGAAGAATTTCCAGAGGTTTATTTTCAGGATGGAGGATCGCCGGTGGAGCTTTCATCACCTGAACAATGGTTTGCAAAGAATCCATTTCCTTATTGAAAAGATAAGGTCTTATGTCATCCAGGGTGAGAACCCCCTTTAATTTTTTGTTGTCATCTACAATGGCAAAAATATTCTTATTTCCGTTCTTTACCAGCTCAAACAGCTCTGTAACAGAAGCATTCTCATTGATTGTCTGGGAATACCGATCAATAAAATCCTCAGTTCTTAAAGCAAACAACAGGTTTTTATCATGTTTATTGGTGAAAATTTTTCCTTCGTCTGCCAAAGATTTCAGTTCCGGAGAGATCGGAGAAAACCATTTAGCAATAAGATAAGACATTACAGAAACAATCATCAGCGGAATAAACAGGTCATATCCAAAACTGGACTCTGCAATCAGAAATATCGCGGTAAGAGGAGCATATAAAACACCACTCATGGCACCTGCCATTCCTACCAGAACGAGATTGGTTACAGGGACATCCGTAAATCCTAAATGCTGACAAATCAGAGAAAATAAATATCCTAATGTTCCACCTGCAAAAAGAGAGGGGGCAAAGTTACCGCCATTTCCACCACTGAAGATGGTAAAAGAAGTAGCAAAGGCTTTTAACAGCAATACCAATACTAGAAATATGATGATCGTCCAGTCTCCGATTTCAAAATATCTGAAAAAACTGTTTTCAATAATAGAGTGCGTATTACCATTTGTAAAGGCTTTTATTGTCTCATATCCCTCTCCGAATAAGGGTGGAAAAAGCACACAAAGTAATGAAAGAACTGCTCCTCCAAACATCGCCTTACGCATTCTTGAAAGTTCCAGCCCCTTTATAAAATGCTCTACTTTTTGGGAAATGATCACAAAATAACGGGCATATAATCCGGTCACAAGCCCCAGAATAAGGTAATAAGGAACATTTCTATAATTAAATGCCTCCCTTGTATAAAATCTGAATAAAATATCTTCCTGAAGTAAAATCCTTGACAAAAGACTTCCGCAAACAGCAGCAACCACCAGGGGAATAAAATCTGTAAAAACAACTCCCGTCAGCAGAATTTCAAAGGCAAACATAATCCCGGCAATAGGAGCATTAAAGGCTGATGCAATCCCGGCAGTAGCACCTGCAGCCAGCAATAATGTACGTTCCTTATAGCTTAATCTGTAGGTTTGTGCATAATTTGATCCTATGGCAGCTCCGGTTACTGCAATCGGACTTTCCAGACCTGCAGAACCTCCTAATCCTACAGTAACCGCACTTTGAATCACCTGGGAATACATTTTTACAGAAGCCACAATACTTGAGTTCTGTGCAATTTCATAGAGAATAGCTCCAATCCCTTTCCGATCCTGTCCCTTGAATAGGGTAAGAACGATCATAGTGGTCAGAACAATTCCTAAAAAAGGAAAAACGATGTAGAATAATATCTGATATTCAAAATGAACCTTATTGGTAATAAAGTAATGGATATTGTGAACCAGCGTTTTCAATATGACCCCGGCGAGTCCTGCCGTACAACCCACAAGGATTCCGGAGAGGACAAGAAACTGATTCCGGCTCAATCTGTTGTTCAGCCAATGCAGAATGATTTCATAACTGCGGGCTTTTTCCAGTCCGTATTTTTGGAAATCTCTTTTAAATTTTAGAAAGCTTAGGTACTTTTTTTTGTTGTGAATTTTCACCTGGGAAGAATTTTAATGCTGATCTCAATTTGATACAACAGCGTAAATTTATGAAATATCTTTAGAAATATTTTGTTTCTTGTTTGTTAAAGCCAAACAAATCACTCTTAGAAAACAATTGAAACCACCCTGAAAAACTCTGTATCAAGCAGAAAGCGGATCATTTCAAAGAGTTAAAAAATCATGAATATTTATTTTTCTATTTGCTATATTTATGAGAGTAATTGAAATTCAAAATTTCTTCAAAATTTAAATCTAGATTTAGCCCATGAAAATTCTAATCGTAGAGGATGAAACAGAATTATCCAAAAGTATTTCTGAGTACCTTTCAGGGGAAAACTATCTCTGTGAAGTGGCAGCGACCTATACTGAAGCCATGAACAAAATAGAAACGTTCCATTATGACTGCATTCTATTGGATATTATGCTTCCTGATGGAAATGGACTTAAAATTTTGGAGGAATTAAAAGAACAGCAAAAACAGGATGGAGTGATTATCATTTCTGCCAAGAATGCATTGGATGATAAGATTGCCGGTCTGCAAATGGGCGCTGATGATTATCTCACCAAGCCTTTTCACCTTTCTGAACTGATGGCGAGAGTGTATTCTATTATTCGTAGAAAACAGTTCAGCAGCTCCAATGTCGTTAAGCAAAATGAACTTCAGATTGATCTTTTGGCTAAGACGGTTGCTGTACATGATGAAATTATTTCTTTAACCAAAAAGGAATTTGATCTCCTGATTTACTTTATCGGAAATAAAAATAAGGTGATCTCCAAAAGTACATTGGCAGAACATCTTTCCGGAGACTTTGCAGATATGCTTGACAACCATGATTTTGTATATGCTCACGTAAAAAACCTTAAGAAAAAGCTATATGATGCCGGATGTGGACATTACCTTAAAACGGTGTACGGAACAGGGTATAAATGGGAAACGTAAATTGTTAATCTGAAATACTCATTCAATTTATTATTCATCACTCTTAATTTATCCTCAATTTGAAACCTTTATTAAGCAAAACGACCAAACCCTTTCTTATCTACGTACTCATTGTACTGTTGGTAAGTATCCCTGTCTATTACTTTGTGGTAGATACCATTTGGAAAAGTGAGCTGGATGAACATAACCAGATTATCGTTGAAAAAACGGCCTATGAATTCAATCAGTTAAAGCTTTCTGAACAGGATTTGGAAAAAAGTCTTGAATTATGGAACCATATTCAGCCTGAAACCAATATTGAAAAAATTTCAGCTAACCACATCAAGGGTGACAGTATATACATCAGTGAGAAACATCTACCATTCATATCCGAGCAAAAGAAAGAACGTTACAGATGTCTTAAAAAGGTTATTTACATCCAGGGAAAGCCTTATCTGTTTACCATCCAGACCAATATTGAAGAGTCTCATGAAACAATAGCGGTCATAGCTATGATGACTACATTTTTCTTTGTGATCATTGTTGTGGGCCTTTTATATTTAAACAGAAAACTTTCAACCTCTGTCTGGAAACCTTTTAGAGATACTTTGGATCAATTGAAGACCTTTAACCTTAACAGTCAAAATAAAATTGAATTTCCTCCTTCTGATACTACAGAATTTGAGGAATTGAACCAATCTCTTCAAAAGCTTATTGAACGTAATATTTCTATTTATAAAACCCAGAAAGAATTTACTGAAAATGCTTCTCACGAACTACAGACTCCGCTTGCCATTATTAAAAATAAACTGGATCTCCTACTTCAGGATCAGGATCTTACTGAAAAGCAGTACGGAATTGTTGAGGATATCAACAAAGCACTTACAAGAAGTTCCAGAATCAATAAGAATCTACTTTTATTGGCAAAAATTGATAATAATCAGTTTGATGGTTCTGAAAGTATTGTATTTGATCACCTGCTTCATCAAAGTATTGATATTTTGCAGGAACATTTTGAACAAAAAAATATTTCTGTGGAAGAGCAGATCGCAACTGACGTTCAAATGAACGGAAATGGCAGTCTGACGGAAATCATGATCAACAATCTCATCATCAATGCTATTCGTCATACGGCACCTGGAGGTTCCATTGGCATAAAGCTAACGAATTCTATATTTGAAGTGTCCAATTCTGGAACCCAAAAACTGGATACGGATCTCCTCTTCAAGAGATTTTCGAAACTATCAGCAGACAATAGTGGAAGTGGATTAGGACTTTATATTATTCAGGAAATCTGTAAATTCCATCACTGGACCATTCATTACAGGTTTGAAAATAACCATCATATCTTTTCCGTAGGATTATAGGCGAATAAAAAGGCTGAGAAATCTAGGAATTCAAAATTTCTTCTAAATCAGATTGCACCTTTGTATTGAAAATATATACTAAAGTGTAAATTTTATTTAGAAATGATTTTAAAAATTGCCCTTTTATTCGCAGGAACAATACTTGCATTCTGGATCAGCGCCATCTGTGGAGGCGGTGCAAGTCTTATTTTGATTCCTATATTGAATCTATTGCTTCCTACCTCATTGGTTCCATTTTCTTTAACGATAGGAACCTTTACAAGTTCAGCCTCCCGAATTGCCGTATTCAAAAAACATATCAACTGGAAAATCTTCTTATGGTTTGTTCCGTTTTCTATTCCGGCTGTGTTGTTGGGTGCTTTCTTGATTAAATATGTTAATCCCAACTATCTGCAAATGGTTGTGGCATTCTTCCTGATTGCCAATCTCCCTCAACTTTTCGTCTCTAAAAATAAAAAAGAAGAAACAGAAAAGGAGTACCCCAAATCAGCATTGGCACTTATTGGTTTTTCTGCGGGGTTTATTTCCGGGATTACGGGTGCTGTCGGACTTCTTTTTAACCGGTTTTATTTAAAATTTGGTCTTAAAAAAGAGGAAATTGTAGCTACCCGTGCCGCTAATGAGGTATTTCTGCATCTTATTAAACTTATCATTTATATTTCATTGGGATTATACTCTCAGACAGCTTTATGGTTAGGTATTTCCATTGCAGTGGCAGCAATAGTGTCTTCGTATACGGTAAAATATATTCTTCCTCATCTCAGCGAAAACCTTTTTAAAAAGATTGGATACGGAGCCATGGTAATATCCGGAATTACATTGTTAATAGGTACTTCAGGAAAGATTATCCAGCAGGATCAAATTGCAGTAAGCTCATCATCCACTCCCCATAAAAAGGTCTATGCACTATCCTGGAAAAACACAAAGGTAGTAGTAGAGTATAAGGGCAGTGGAGGACTGGAAATTGAAAAGAGCATGCAGCCTGAGGATTTATCCGGGCATCTTAAGGAAAAGTATTCTGTTCTTAAGGAGCATTATGATGAAATCCATATAGAGAAGGTTTATGTGTTGGGTAAAAAGACCTCCCATGAATTCTATTGTTATAAGGATAATGTACTTACCAAATTTAAAGCCTGATAAAGGCAATAATCAATTAATAGTTTGAAAAGATGAGAACAGCAAATTCATCATAAGAAAACCGTTAAAAAATAAAATTACAATATAATGAATAGAACGAAGCTTTTACTTTTTCCGACGTTTGCTATTTCTACTATGATTACAGCACAAACTACTTCTGTGACTGTTTCAGGAAGAGTTACCCATAAGGATAAGATGGCATTACCTTATGCCAATATTATTTTAAAAAAGGAAAAAGACAGTGCATTTGTAGCAGGAACCATTACCAATGAAGAAGGGCGATTTTCCATTACCGGCATACAACCTGATCATTATTTTCTGGAAACTTCCCTTACAGGCTATAATACACAGATTCAACCCATTTTTGTAGGAAGTCTTTCTGAATTTCTGGAAATTCCAACGGTGGAGATGGGACTAAAACAGGAAAAAGAAACAAAGATTGACGAAGTGGTGATCTCCGGTTCCAAAAAGAATGAAATAAGCAATCAGCTTGATAAAAAAACATATTCTGTAGCAGATAATATCAGCCAAAGTGGAGGATCTGTATTGCAGAGTATGCAAAATTTACCCGGAATAACCGTACAGGATGGTAAAGTACAGCTCAGAGGAAATGATAAGGTAACTGTTCTGATTGATGGCAGACAAACGGCTCTTACAGGATTTGGGAGCCAGACAGGACTTGACAATATTCCGGCTTCTGCTATTGATAAGATTGAAATCATCAACAATCCTTCTTCAAAGTATGATGCCAACGGAAATGCAGGGATCATCAATATTATCATGAAGAAGAATAAACAGAACGGATGGAATGGAAAACTAGGCTTTACAACAGGACTAGGCTCTCTCTGGGAAAGAAAGCAAAATCTTCCTACAATAAGACCTCAATATACCCTGACACCAAAAATCAATCCCTCATTATCTTTAAATTACAGAAAAAACAAAATTAATATCTTTCTACAGGCTGATAATTTATATACCGAAACCCTTAATAAGAACGAATTTGTAACCCGTACTTATGATGACGGAACAATTATCAATTCGCAGCTTAAAAGAAACAGAAATACCAATTTCTTCACCACAAAAGCAGGAGTAGACTGGAATATTGATTCACAGAATACATTAACGATTTCAGGAATGTATGGAAGCGAGAAGATTATAGACCGTGGAGATCAGCCGTTCTTTAATGGGGATATGTCTCAGCGTCTTCGTCTTTGGCAGTTTTTGGAGGATGAATTGAAAACTACCGTAATGGGAATGGCATCTTATCAGCACAAGTTTAAAGAAGCCGGACATGTATTGAATGTAGGATTTAACTATACGTTCCACAGGGAAGACGAAAAGTATTTCTATGATAATTATCTGCCTGCCACTACAGGAACGGATGCTTTTAAATTATTATCTGATGAACAGGTGTATGATTTCAATGTTGATTATATAAAACCTTTAAAATATGGTAGAATTGAGACGGGAATTAAGCTGAGAAGCAGAAGTATTCCTACCAATATGAATTTTATTCCCGGAGCCAATTCTGTACTGGATGTAGCTGCAGGAGGAAAGGCTGATTATAAAGAGTTTATCCCTGCCGTATACGGAAACTATATTTTTGAAAATGAAAAATGGGAAGCAGAACTTGGTTTACGACTGGAATATGTAAGAATTGAATATGATGTAAATCCGAACCATCCAACGTATAAAAGTGACGGGTATAATTATACACAGCCGTTTCCCAACTTTAGGCTTGCCTATAAACTTAATGATCACCATAAGTTTTCCCTATTTTATAACAGAAGAGTTGACCGTCCCAATGAAGTGGATATCCGAATTTTTCCAAAATATGATGATGCTGAAATCATTAAGGTAGGAAACCCTGCACTAAGGCCTCAGTTTACCAATTCTATTGAATTGGGTTATAAGTATAACTGGGACAATGGGTATCTATATGCCGCACTATATCACCGTTTTGCCAATGGAACAATCACCAGAATTTCAAGTACTGTACCGGACAGCACGCTTATCTATGCCATATTTCAAAATGCAGGAAGAAGCTACAATACAGGACTGGAAGCGATCTGGAATCAAAAGGTATCCGATCTGTATTCCTTCAATGTTAATGGAAATATATACCGTAACCAGATCAATGCATTTTCAGTGCAAAACCTCTATCCTCAACCGAATGTTTTCTCGGCAGATAAGCAATCTGCTGTTTCGGGAAATATGAAGTGGAATAATGTCTTTCATTTTTCAAAAGGGCTGGATGCTCAGATTACAGCAGTTTATCTGGCTCCTGACCTCATTCCTCAAGGGAAAATAAAATCCAGATTTTCAATGGACATAGGATTGAAAAAGGCTATTCAGAAAGGAAAAGGGGAACTATTTCTTAATGCCTCTGATCTGCTCAACACCATGGTGATTAAGAGAAATATTCAGGGAATGGGATTCGCTTATACCAGCAATGATTACTATGAAACCCAAGTTGTGAGGCTAGGGTACAGTTATAAGTTTTAATACCGAACCGGAACCACTATAAATTTATATATAATGAAAATACATTATCAAAAACCGTTGATTTATCTGCTTATTTTCATATCATTTTTAAGCCGATTCAATGCCCAAAGTAAAGATAGTACTGTTGTTGAGGAGCCTAAACAGGATAGTATTGCTGTCGTTAACACGCATAAACTGAACTATAAAAGCCTTATTGTTCCTGCTGTTTTAATTACTTATGGGGTAACAAGTCTGACCATGAATAAAGTGAAGCAGCTTAATATTTCTACCCGAACAGAAATTGGTGAACACCAGCCTACCCGAATGAGTCTGGACAACTATACCCAATATGCTCCTGCAGCAATGGTATACGGACTTAATGCAATAGGAATAAAGGGAAAGCATAACCTTAGAGACCGTACCATTATTTATGCTTCGTCACAGTTGATTGTAGCAGCATTTACAATGCCTTTGAAGTACATGGTAAAGGAGGAAAGACCTGACGGATCAAATACCTTGTCTTTTCCGTCCGGACATGCAGCTACGGCATTTTCTTCTGCCCAATTTATGTTCAGAGAATTTAAAGACACCAACTTTTTGCTGAGTCTTTCCGGATATCCGTTTGCCATCTTTACCGGAGTATACCGAATGGTAAATGATAAGCATTGGCTGGGAGATGTGGTGGCAGGTGCCGGTTTTGGAATTCTTTCCACAGAATTGGCATACTGGCTATTCCCAAGAATTGATCATTTATTAAGAGGAAAAGGAAAGAATAAAAATACACTGTCTTCTTCCATGATAATGCCATTCTACCAAAATAAAGCGGTAGGAATAGGATTTGTAAAGAACTTTTAATTCCAGCATAATTTGGTTAAAAAAGTACCATTCAAAGGTGTGAATGGTACTTTTTATATTTATAATTACTCTAGACTACTTTTGCTTTACGGATAATTCTTGCCAACAATGCAGGAAAAAATCTCTTTAGGTAAACGCCCATAACTTCTTTACCACCAATAGATTTCTGGTTCTTCTTTTTTGCAATAGCAGAAAGCATTTTTCGGGCAAAAACATTTACAGGCATTCCTTTCATCGTGGCATCATCCATCGTTCCCTGTAATGAGCCATTCCCCGTAACAGCATGTATGGAAATATGGGTCTGTATAAATCCAGGACAGATAATTGTTACTGAAATATTGTCATCATATAACTCTGCACGCAGGGCATCAAAGAAACCGTGTAATGCATGTTTCGCCGCAGCATATCCACTACGCATCGGTGCTCCGAATACTCCCATAAGGCTGGAAACCACTGTGATCTGCCCGCCACCATTTTTGATCATATAAGGCACAACAGCCTTGGTGAGAGCTATAGTCCCGATAAAATCAACGTCCATTAAATGTTTATCCACTTCAATGTCTGTCTCCATGGCTAGAGAGCGTTGAGATAATCCGGCATTATTGATGAGAATATCAACCTTTCCAAATTGTTCTACCACTTTCGCTGCTACATCAGGCATATTCTTATAATCTGCCAGATCCATTGGCATAACGGTATATCGATCTACTGTAAGCCCGGCTTCTTCTGCAACAGTATACAGCAATTCTTCTTTCCTGGAAGAAAGAATGATCTTTGCATTCGTGTTCTTTGCCAGCTCCTTTACCAAGGCTTCCCCAATTCCTGATGAAGCTCCGGTAATCCAGATTGTTTTGTCATTAAAATAATTACTCATGCGTTCAGCTTATTTATTTCAATCCGGCAATATATGTTCCTGCCTTCATTCCTGAAAATATGCAACCTCCCAGAAAAGTTCCTTCCAGCGCACGGTAGCCATGCATTCCGCCACCGCCAAAGCCTGCAACTTCACCTGCGGCATAAAGTCCTTCAATGATGCTTTCATCTTCTCTTAACACCTGCCCGTTCAGATTGGTTTTTATTCCGCCTAATGTTTTTCGGGTTAAAATATTGAGACGTACCGCAATCAATGGTCCGTTTTCTGGGGACAAAATCTTATGGGGAGCAGCAACACGGCCCAGTTTATCTCCTAAATAATTTCTGGTATTCCGGATATAATTGATTTGGGTATCTTTAGAAAATGTATTGTCTAATTCTCTGTCTCTGGCTTCGATCTGTAATTTTATTTTATCATAATCCAAAAGGTGATCTCCGGATAGTTCATTCATTTTTTCCACCAGGGTTTTAAGATTATCCGATACTATGAAGTCCTTTCCGCGTTCCTTAAAGGCTTCTACAGGTCCGGGTGCTTTTTTACCAAAGATCCTTTTTAGAAATAAACCATACTCTTTATTGGTAATATCAGGGTTCTGTTCTGAACCGGATAAGGCAAATTCTTTTTTAATAATTTTCTGTGTCAGAATAAACCAGGAATACGGATAGCCTGTGTC containing:
- a CDS encoding TonB-dependent receptor domain-containing protein, with the protein product MNRTKLLLFPTFAISTMITAQTTSVTVSGRVTHKDKMALPYANIILKKEKDSAFVAGTITNEEGRFSITGIQPDHYFLETSLTGYNTQIQPIFVGSLSEFLEIPTVEMGLKQEKETKIDEVVISGSKKNEISNQLDKKTYSVADNISQSGGSVLQSMQNLPGITVQDGKVQLRGNDKVTVLIDGRQTALTGFGSQTGLDNIPASAIDKIEIINNPSSKYDANGNAGIINIIMKKNKQNGWNGKLGFTTGLGSLWERKQNLPTIRPQYTLTPKINPSLSLNYRKNKINIFLQADNLYTETLNKNEFVTRTYDDGTIINSQLKRNRNTNFFTTKAGVDWNIDSQNTLTISGMYGSEKIIDRGDQPFFNGDMSQRLRLWQFLEDELKTTVMGMASYQHKFKEAGHVLNVGFNYTFHREDEKYFYDNYLPATTGTDAFKLLSDEQVYDFNVDYIKPLKYGRIETGIKLRSRSIPTNMNFIPGANSVLDVAAGGKADYKEFIPAVYGNYIFENEKWEAELGLRLEYVRIEYDVNPNHPTYKSDGYNYTQPFPNFRLAYKLNDHHKFSLFYNRRVDRPNEVDIRIFPKYDDAEIIKVGNPALRPQFTNSIELGYKYNWDNGYLYAALYHRFANGTITRISSTVPDSTLIYAIFQNAGRSYNTGLEAIWNQKVSDLYSFNVNGNIYRNQINAFSVQNLYPQPNVFSADKQSAVSGNMKWNNVFHFSKGLDAQITAVYLAPDLIPQGKIKSRFSMDIGLKKAIQKGKGELFLNASDLLNTMVIKRNIQGMGFAYTSNDYYETQVVRLGYSYKF
- a CDS encoding phosphatase PAP2 family protein codes for the protein MKIHYQKPLIYLLIFISFLSRFNAQSKDSTVVEEPKQDSIAVVNTHKLNYKSLIVPAVLITYGVTSLTMNKVKQLNISTRTEIGEHQPTRMSLDNYTQYAPAAMVYGLNAIGIKGKHNLRDRTIIYASSQLIVAAFTMPLKYMVKEERPDGSNTLSFPSGHAATAFSSAQFMFREFKDTNFLLSLSGYPFAIFTGVYRMVNDKHWLGDVVAGAGFGILSTELAYWLFPRIDHLLRGKGKNKNTLSSSMIMPFYQNKAVGIGFVKNF
- a CDS encoding SDR family oxidoreductase, with translation MSNYFNDKTIWITGASSGIGEALVKELAKNTNAKIILSSRKEELLYTVAEEAGLTVDRYTVMPMDLADYKNMPDVAAKVVEQFGKVDILINNAGLSQRSLAMETDIEVDKHLMDVDFIGTIALTKAVVPYMIKNGGGQITVVSSLMGVFGAPMRSGYAAAKHALHGFFDALRAELYDDNISVTIICPGFIQTHISIHAVTGNGSLQGTMDDATMKGMPVNVFARKMLSAIAKKKNQKSIGGKEVMGVYLKRFFPALLARIIRKAKVV